One window of the Pararge aegeria chromosome 22, ilParAegt1.1, whole genome shotgun sequence genome contains the following:
- the LOC120633837 gene encoding vesicle-associated membrane protein 2-like isoform X2 has translation MATEGGLAPSSDDMPVGGPKTPQQIAAQRRLQQTQAQVDEVVDIMKTNVEKVLERDQKLSELDDRADALQQGASQFEQQAGKLKSKFWLQNLKMMIIAAVIGIIILALIIGL, from the exons GGCGACGGAAGGAGGACTGGCGCCAAGCAGCGATGATATGCCAGTGGGTGGACCAAAAACACCACAACAGATCGCCGCACAGCGTCGCTTGCAACAGACGCAGGCACAAGTGGATGAA GTGGTCGATATAATGAAAACAAACGTGGAGAAGGTATTGGAGAGAGATCAAAAGCTCTCAGAGCTCGATGATAGAGCAG ATGCGCTACAACAAGGCGCCTCACAGTTTGAACAGCAAGCCGGAAAACTTAAAAGCAAATTCTGGTTGCAGAACCTAAAG ATGATGATAATTGCAGCTGTCATTGGAATCATCATTTTGGCTTTAATCATCG gtCTGTAA
- the LOC120633837 gene encoding vesicle-associated membrane protein 2-like isoform X1 produces the protein MATEGGLAPSSDDMPVGGPKTPQQIAAQRRLQQTQAQVDEVVDIMKTNVEKVLERDQKLSELDDRADALQQGASQFEQQAGKLKSKFWLQNLKMMIIAAVIGIIILALIIANFV, from the exons GGCGACGGAAGGAGGACTGGCGCCAAGCAGCGATGATATGCCAGTGGGTGGACCAAAAACACCACAACAGATCGCCGCACAGCGTCGCTTGCAACAGACGCAGGCACAAGTGGATGAA GTGGTCGATATAATGAAAACAAACGTGGAGAAGGTATTGGAGAGAGATCAAAAGCTCTCAGAGCTCGATGATAGAGCAG ATGCGCTACAACAAGGCGCCTCACAGTTTGAACAGCAAGCCGGAAAACTTAAAAGCAAATTCTGGTTGCAGAACCTAAAG ATGATGATAATTGCAGCTGTCATTGGAATCATCATTTTGGCTTTAATCATCG CCAACTTTGTGTGA